The proteins below come from a single Roseiflexus sp. RS-1 genomic window:
- a CDS encoding fused MFS/spermidine synthase produces MKQAQQTGLVLAIFFVSGASGLIYEVAWFRLLSLSFGVSVYAASAVLTAFMGGLALGSWVFGKITAHWQQNDPSKRRSTAASLLRLFALIEIGVALFAFATPPLFAGLTSLYVWIAREARPDPFVYNAVRTALATLALVPPTFLMGGTLPVLAHLLAAQEQDRGQRLGLLYAINTFGGVLGALTAGLLLIPSLGVNGSLYLGGALDLAIAGLSFWLARHWQTERDVPAPVAPPAPSQPAPQSRRTTRTASARASGGRTIVTTNISMRLAHNGAVPGLQIQSAVNRSASILKPTQLALIGYALSGFAALGYQVVWTRTLAIFSLNAVYSFTIMLVTFLIGLAAGSAWMGRRIDRHPQPLALFGWLQIGIGMCAVIALYAFARMPTLLDMFTARTSFLASLWAEFFAAAVIMIVPTILMGAVFPVVARLYTAPSPTDASVATVPDQKGVGSRIGRLYALNTVGATLGACMAGFVFIPLIGLQRSSLLLVALNLIIGAVAVLMASPASGERLRLAGVAGATMLAVALLPPGVYLGFREGVIPELVYYREGVDATVAVFKVKYPPLKMSFVNGRSEVPTDKHSMRAFHLLGHLPALIRPDAHNALMISFGNGIASGAMATHPIPRIHAVELVAEQVEAARLYEVENRGVLDRSGFQITIEDGRNYLLRSTERYDIITADATHPINSSSWALFTQEFYTMVRDHLADNGVFIQWLPFHDLSERDYRDIIHTFQSVFPHTTLWYTGATHSFLVATPYPLTRDQILALDAQLRGSAAGADLGDSRLLAADLIMHADEVAAFAAHGRIVHDDRAFFIPAMDRDRILAALEPYARAAAREAGGS; encoded by the coding sequence GTGAAGCAGGCGCAGCAGACAGGGCTGGTACTTGCTATCTTTTTTGTGAGTGGCGCGAGCGGTCTGATCTACGAAGTTGCCTGGTTCCGCCTGCTCAGCCTCAGTTTCGGCGTCAGCGTCTACGCCGCCAGTGCAGTGTTGACCGCGTTCATGGGCGGGCTGGCACTGGGGAGTTGGGTGTTTGGGAAGATCACAGCGCACTGGCAGCAGAACGATCCCTCTAAACGACGCTCGACTGCGGCATCACTTCTGCGTCTCTTTGCGCTGATCGAGATTGGTGTTGCGCTCTTCGCGTTCGCTACACCGCCTCTTTTCGCCGGATTGACCAGCCTCTATGTCTGGATCGCACGTGAGGCGCGTCCTGACCCATTTGTTTACAACGCTGTGCGTACCGCACTGGCAACACTGGCGCTTGTGCCGCCAACCTTTCTGATGGGCGGCACATTGCCGGTGCTGGCGCATCTCCTGGCGGCGCAAGAACAGGATCGCGGTCAACGGCTCGGTCTGCTCTATGCCATCAATACGTTCGGCGGCGTGCTGGGCGCCCTTACCGCCGGTCTGCTCCTGATCCCATCACTTGGCGTGAACGGGTCGCTCTACCTTGGCGGTGCGCTGGATCTGGCGATTGCCGGTCTATCGTTCTGGCTGGCGCGTCACTGGCAGACGGAACGTGATGTTCCTGCACCGGTAGCGCCTCCCGCTCCATCGCAACCTGCGCCGCAGTCGCGTCGGACGACGCGCACGGCGTCGGCGCGTGCATCGGGAGGGCGAACCATCGTGACGACGAATATCAGCATGCGCCTTGCACATAATGGCGCCGTTCCTGGACTTCAGATTCAATCTGCTGTGAATCGCTCCGCCTCCATCCTGAAACCGACGCAACTGGCACTGATCGGGTATGCGCTGTCTGGATTCGCAGCGCTCGGTTACCAGGTGGTGTGGACGCGCACCCTGGCAATTTTCAGTCTGAATGCGGTGTATTCGTTCACCATCATGCTGGTGACGTTCCTGATCGGTCTGGCGGCAGGCAGCGCCTGGATGGGGCGCAGGATCGATCGCCATCCGCAACCGCTCGCGCTCTTTGGCTGGTTGCAGATCGGGATCGGGATGTGCGCCGTGATTGCGCTCTATGCCTTTGCGCGTATGCCGACCCTGCTGGATATGTTCACTGCCCGCACCAGTTTCCTTGCCAGTTTGTGGGCGGAATTCTTCGCTGCCGCCGTGATCATGATTGTCCCGACTATCCTCATGGGTGCGGTCTTTCCGGTTGTAGCGCGACTGTATACCGCACCCTCTCCAACGGACGCCTCCGTGGCGACTGTACCGGATCAGAAAGGAGTGGGGTCACGCATCGGACGGCTCTATGCGCTCAATACGGTTGGCGCGACGCTTGGCGCATGTATGGCAGGCTTTGTCTTCATTCCGCTGATCGGGCTGCAACGCTCCTCTCTCCTGCTTGTGGCGCTTAACCTGATCATTGGCGCAGTGGCAGTGCTGATGGCTTCGCCAGCATCAGGGGAACGGCTGCGTCTGGCGGGGGTGGCAGGGGCGACGATGCTGGCAGTGGCATTGCTACCCCCTGGCGTCTACCTGGGTTTCCGCGAAGGTGTCATCCCGGAACTGGTGTACTACCGTGAAGGGGTGGATGCGACCGTTGCGGTATTCAAGGTTAAGTATCCGCCGCTCAAAATGTCGTTCGTCAATGGGCGCAGCGAGGTGCCAACCGACAAACATAGTATGCGTGCGTTCCATCTGCTTGGGCATCTGCCAGCGCTGATCCGACCAGACGCGCACAATGCGCTGATGATCAGTTTTGGCAATGGAATCGCTTCTGGCGCAATGGCAACCCATCCGATCCCGCGCATCCATGCGGTTGAACTGGTCGCCGAACAGGTCGAGGCAGCACGTCTCTATGAAGTCGAAAATCGTGGAGTGCTGGATCGCTCTGGCTTCCAGATCACCATCGAAGATGGGCGCAATTACCTGCTCCGCAGCACAGAACGCTACGACATCATCACTGCTGACGCCACTCATCCGATCAACAGCAGCAGTTGGGCGTTGTTCACTCAAGAGTTCTACACGATGGTTCGAGATCATCTTGCCGATAATGGTGTGTTTATCCAGTGGTTGCCGTTTCACGATCTGTCGGAGCGCGATTACCGCGATATTATTCATACCTTCCAGAGCGTTTTTCCACATACGACGCTCTGGTACACCGGCGCCACGCATAGTTTTCTGGTCGCCACACCCTATCCGTTAACGCGCGATCAGATCCTGGCGCTCGATGCACAACTACGGGGATCGGCAGCCGGTGCGGATCTCGGCGACAGCCGGTTGCTGGCAGCAGACCTGATTATGCACGCGGATGAGGTTGCCGCATTCGCTGCACATGGACGGATCGTGCACGACGACCGCGCGTTCTTCATTCCGGCAATGGACCGTGATCGCATTCTTGCGGCGCTGGAACCGTATGCACGGGCGGCTGCACGCGAAGCAGGGGGATCGTAG
- a CDS encoding glycoside hydrolase family 20 zincin-like fold domain-containing protein yields the protein MDHLSLLPMPQSLTFLPGAYVASSARRILLQGTAPGALLFAARRLQSALRAHAGVEWELTATPEGPPGEIGATLRVIADSASHPQGYVLTIKDGGIIIEASAPAGIFYGVCTLIQIVEQTGRTLPCLHISDYPDFAARGVMIDISRDKVPTMETLFMLVDMLAGWKINQVQLYTEHTFAYRNHPDVWARASPMTGEEILTLDAYCKERHIDLVPNQNSFGHMHRWLIHPRYAALAETHDAFQAPWGVMQGPFSLAPDDPGSLELVRSLYDELLPHFSSRLFNVGCDETVDLGQGRSKDICAQRGVGRVYLDFLLKLYDAVKQHGRTMMFWGDIVNNHPELIGELPRDVIALEWGYEADHPFDRNCARYAEAGIPFYVCPGTSSWQSIAGRTDNALGNLHNAAEHGLKHGAIGYLITDWGDMGHWQALPISFPGFAVGAAFAWAYAANRTINVPAAVSRHAFTDPTGAMGQVAYDLGNVYRAVGYEPPNSSVLFWVLQAPDTDARNLPPLDFDRALDAIDAAIQPIATERMTRADAPLILQEFDNTVRLLRHACRLGQLLVQPDGPGALPRRRLLNNDMREIIREYERLWLARNRLGGLSDSVARLERVRARYTSQEQHA from the coding sequence ATGGATCATCTCTCGCTTCTCCCGATGCCGCAGTCGCTGACGTTCTTGCCGGGCGCCTATGTTGCCAGTTCGGCGCGCCGCATCCTGTTGCAGGGAACAGCGCCGGGAGCGCTCCTCTTCGCAGCGCGGCGTTTGCAGAGCGCATTACGCGCCCACGCTGGCGTCGAGTGGGAACTGACCGCCACACCCGAAGGACCGCCGGGCGAAATCGGCGCCACGCTGCGGGTGATCGCTGATAGCGCCAGCCATCCGCAGGGGTACGTGCTTACGATCAAGGACGGCGGCATCATTATCGAAGCGTCAGCCCCCGCTGGCATCTTCTATGGCGTCTGCACGCTGATCCAGATCGTCGAGCAGACCGGTCGCACCCTTCCCTGCCTGCACATCAGCGACTATCCCGATTTTGCCGCACGCGGAGTGATGATCGATATCAGCCGCGATAAAGTCCCAACAATGGAAACCCTGTTCATGCTGGTCGATATGCTGGCAGGGTGGAAGATCAACCAGGTGCAACTCTACACCGAGCATACCTTCGCGTATCGCAATCACCCCGATGTGTGGGCGCGCGCATCGCCGATGACCGGCGAGGAAATCCTGACGCTCGATGCGTACTGCAAAGAACGCCATATCGACCTGGTTCCCAACCAGAACTCGTTTGGGCATATGCACCGCTGGTTGATCCATCCGCGCTATGCCGCGCTCGCCGAGACCCACGACGCATTCCAGGCGCCCTGGGGAGTGATGCAGGGACCGTTCAGCCTGGCGCCGGACGATCCCGGCAGCCTGGAACTGGTGCGCAGCCTGTATGATGAACTGCTGCCGCACTTTTCGAGCCGGTTGTTCAACGTCGGCTGCGATGAGACGGTCGATCTTGGACAGGGACGCAGTAAAGACATCTGTGCACAGCGTGGCGTCGGTCGGGTCTACCTCGATTTTCTGCTCAAACTCTACGATGCTGTGAAGCAGCACGGGCGCACGATGATGTTCTGGGGCGATATTGTCAACAATCACCCGGAATTGATCGGCGAACTGCCACGCGATGTAATTGCGCTCGAATGGGGATATGAAGCCGATCACCCCTTTGATCGCAATTGCGCGCGCTATGCCGAAGCAGGGATCCCCTTCTATGTCTGCCCCGGCACGTCGTCGTGGCAAAGCATCGCCGGGCGCACCGACAATGCGCTGGGCAATCTGCACAATGCAGCCGAGCACGGGTTGAAGCACGGCGCTATCGGCTATCTGATCACCGATTGGGGCGACATGGGGCACTGGCAGGCGCTGCCGATCAGTTTTCCGGGATTCGCGGTCGGCGCGGCGTTTGCCTGGGCATACGCTGCAAACCGCACCATCAATGTTCCGGCAGCGGTCAGCCGCCATGCGTTCACCGACCCGACTGGCGCGATGGGACAGGTTGCATACGACCTGGGGAATGTGTATCGCGCCGTCGGCTACGAGCCGCCCAACTCGTCGGTGCTGTTCTGGGTGTTGCAGGCGCCGGACACCGATGCGCGCAACCTGCCGCCGCTCGACTTCGACCGCGCGCTCGATGCGATCGATGCTGCAATCCAGCCGATTGCCACAGAACGCATGACGCGCGCCGATGCCCCGCTCATCCTGCAAGAGTTCGATAACACGGTGCGATTACTGCGCCACGCCTGCCGTCTGGGACAGTTGCTGGTTCAACCCGATGGACCCGGCGCGTTGCCGCGGCGCCGGTTGCTGAACAACGACATGCGCGAGATCATTCGCGAGTACGAACGTCTCTGGCTGGCGCGCAACCGCCTCGGCGGGCTGTCCGACAGCGTCGCCCGGTTGGAGCGTGTGCGCGCCCGCTATACTTCTCAGGAGCAGCACGCATGA
- a CDS encoding response regulator, with the protein MATVLVADDFLENRDILCRMLQLIGYRTVSAANGEEAIQMALAHRPDIILMDLSMPVMDGWEATSRIKALDELRHVPVLAVTGHVTPHEIQRAIDAGCVDYVAKPIDFEMLVGKVTALLQNGRDGQVS; encoded by the coding sequence ATGGCTACTGTGCTGGTCGCGGATGACTTTCTCGAGAATCGCGATATTTTGTGTCGGATGCTGCAACTGATCGGGTATCGGACGGTCAGCGCCGCGAATGGCGAGGAAGCAATTCAGATGGCGCTGGCTCATCGCCCCGATATTATTCTGATGGATCTGTCGATGCCGGTGATGGATGGCTGGGAAGCGACATCCCGGATCAAGGCGCTCGATGAATTGCGCCACGTGCCGGTGCTGGCGGTCACGGGTCATGTGACTCCGCACGAGATTCAGCGTGCAATCGACGCAGGATGCGTCGATTATGTGGCAAAGCCGATCGATTTCGAGATGCTGGTCGGAAAAGTGACCGCGCTCCTGCAGAATGGTCGTGACGGGCAGGTTTCATAA
- a CDS encoding Gfo/Idh/MocA family protein: MIRIGIVGCGRILNAHLQGYLQLRRLGIDTFRITALCARKVDDALMFRKRGEGPPPRAPVLDPSTGDPLAAPHTYVSDIHDDVEVAIYTDYRDLIASGRVDAINDLTTLAMHHQVGLAAIDAGLHLLTQKPLAISVRAAKRMVAAARARGITFGVFENVRQARSVRAMAWAVRQGLIGEPQISVMGFLGGLWSPDRVVAETPWRHQKLLGGGGGSIDIGVHQMHVQRYVIGEIAAISAVARTFAPVRYLRDTQGNVVDQVQADVDDTYMATLQFERGAIGQLWWSWAGSPEELTISGAPAIIGSHGVIRDGQIITANGERLPLEDTFEQQMTPSEREQFFPLGLTDPCAIQNLDWLRAIERGADPETSGAEGLRDLACAFAILESSVLGRAVTLHEALDGAVDTYQRDIDEYYGLLP, from the coding sequence ATGATCCGTATCGGTATCGTTGGTTGCGGTCGCATTTTGAATGCCCATCTGCAAGGGTACCTGCAACTCCGTCGGTTGGGGATCGACACCTTTCGCATCACGGCGCTCTGCGCGCGCAAGGTTGACGATGCGCTCATGTTCCGCAAACGCGGCGAAGGACCGCCGCCCCGTGCGCCGGTGCTCGACCCATCCACGGGTGATCCGCTTGCCGCACCGCACACTTATGTCTCCGACATCCACGATGATGTCGAAGTCGCTATCTACACCGACTACCGCGACCTGATCGCTTCGGGCAGGGTGGATGCCATCAACGACCTGACGACGCTGGCGATGCACCATCAGGTGGGGCTTGCCGCCATCGACGCCGGGTTGCACCTGTTGACGCAGAAGCCGCTGGCGATCTCGGTTCGCGCTGCGAAGCGCATGGTGGCTGCCGCCAGAGCGCGCGGGATCACATTCGGCGTCTTCGAGAATGTGCGTCAGGCGCGCAGCGTGCGCGCCATGGCGTGGGCTGTGCGGCAGGGGTTGATCGGAGAACCGCAGATCTCGGTCATGGGGTTCCTCGGCGGTCTCTGGTCGCCGGATCGTGTCGTTGCCGAAACGCCGTGGCGTCACCAGAAATTGCTCGGCGGCGGGGGTGGCAGTATTGATATCGGTGTGCACCAGATGCACGTCCAGCGCTATGTCATCGGTGAGATCGCCGCCATCAGCGCCGTTGCGCGCACGTTCGCACCGGTGCGTTATCTGCGCGATACGCAGGGCAATGTCGTTGATCAGGTGCAGGCGGATGTTGATGACACCTATATGGCAACGCTCCAGTTCGAGCGCGGCGCCATCGGGCAGTTGTGGTGGAGTTGGGCCGGGTCGCCAGAAGAACTGACAATCAGTGGCGCACCGGCGATTATCGGCAGCCACGGGGTTATCCGCGATGGACAGATTATCACGGCAAACGGCGAGCGCCTGCCGCTGGAAGACACCTTTGAACAGCAGATGACGCCATCCGAACGCGAGCAGTTCTTTCCACTCGGACTGACCGACCCGTGCGCCATCCAGAACCTCGACTGGCTGCGCGCCATTGAGCGCGGCGCAGACCCGGAGACCAGCGGCGCGGAAGGACTGCGCGACCTGGCATGCGCCTTCGCCATCCTCGAATCGTCGGTTCTGGGGCGTGCTGTGACACTGCACGAGGCGCTCGATGGTGCGGTCGATACCTATCAGCGCGACATCGACGAGTATTATGGACTTCTTCCCTGA
- a CDS encoding Gfo/Idh/MocA family protein, which produces MADKVRVGVLGLTHDHVWKELRDLATCDAGVLVAAADPNPALREHIRSFGCEQVFDDYSDMLDAVELDAVYVFSDNLRGAELTEMAAARGLHVMVEKPMAATYADAVRMRGAAYTAGVQLMINWPIMWWPTVQHALNLIAAGRIGSVWQVNYRAAHAGPRELGCSPFFCEWLYDPRRNGAGALMDYCCYGAALTCALLGLPSRVTALTGRLWKPDLLAEDNAVIVMQHARAISTATASWTQIGDMTSYEPMIYGSEGTIHIREHGRELWLADREHRDGIRLDVPEPPVGMRNSAEYFLGHIRSGEPITGLCSAEVGVMAQEVLEAAIISAAEGRVVSLPLPMTLIA; this is translated from the coding sequence ATGGCGGACAAAGTGCGGGTCGGCGTATTGGGGTTGACGCACGACCACGTGTGGAAGGAACTGCGCGATCTGGCAACCTGCGACGCAGGTGTGCTGGTTGCCGCAGCAGACCCCAACCCCGCCCTGCGGGAACACATCCGATCATTCGGATGCGAGCAGGTCTTCGATGACTACAGCGATATGCTGGACGCAGTTGAACTCGACGCAGTATATGTGTTCAGCGATAACCTGCGCGGCGCGGAGTTGACCGAAATGGCTGCGGCGCGCGGTTTGCACGTCATGGTCGAAAAGCCAATGGCGGCGACCTATGCCGACGCGGTGCGGATGCGTGGCGCTGCATACACCGCAGGAGTGCAGTTGATGATCAACTGGCCCATCATGTGGTGGCCCACGGTGCAGCACGCCCTGAACCTGATCGCAGCCGGGCGCATCGGTTCGGTCTGGCAGGTCAACTATCGCGCGGCGCACGCCGGACCGCGCGAACTCGGCTGTTCGCCCTTCTTCTGCGAATGGCTGTACGACCCACGGCGCAACGGCGCTGGCGCGTTGATGGATTACTGCTGCTACGGCGCGGCGCTGACCTGTGCGCTTCTGGGGTTGCCTTCCCGCGTTACAGCGCTGACGGGACGCCTGTGGAAGCCCGACCTGCTGGCGGAAGACAACGCTGTGATCGTCATGCAGCATGCGCGCGCCATCAGCACTGCTACCGCATCGTGGACGCAGATCGGCGATATGACCAGTTATGAGCCGATGATCTACGGCAGCGAAGGAACTATTCATATTCGTGAACATGGCAGGGAACTGTGGCTTGCCGATCGTGAACACCGCGACGGCATTCGTCTCGACGTTCCTGAGCCGCCAGTCGGGATGCGTAACAGCGCTGAGTATTTTCTCGGGCATATTCGCTCCGGCGAACCGATCACCGGACTGTGTAGCGCCGAGGTTGGCGTGATGGCGCAGGAGGTGCTGGAGGCTGCTATCATCTCAGCCGCTGAGGGACGTGTCGTATCGTTGCCGCTACCGATGACACTGATCGCCTGA
- a CDS encoding GH1 family beta-glucosidase: MTTRRFPQGFLWGSATAAFQIEGATREDGRGESIWDRFCATPGKVLNGDTGDPACDHYHRWRDDITLMKSLGLQAYRFSIAWPRIIPQGRGQVNPAGLDFYDRLVDGLLDAGIRPFVTLYHWDLPQALEDAGGWPARDTASAFADYADVVVRRLGDRVKHWITLNEPWCSAFLGYWTGDHAPGVREGPVLAAAHHLLLGHGLALAALRAAYPDVQAGITLNFSPADPASDSDADRAAAWRYDGFFNRWYLDPLYRGTYPEDMLQLYARLGQTPPVQPDDMRIIAVPMDFLGVNYYSRAVIRDDPQAGGLRYAHERPEGEYTHMDWEVHPDSLRRLLERLHAEYAPGVLYITENGAAYPDEIAPDGGVHDPDRIRYIARHLVACHDAITAGVPLRGYFVWSLMDNFEWAFGYSRRFGIIYVDYATQRRILKDSALFMRQVIAANAVEEG, from the coding sequence ATGACAACGCGACGCTTTCCGCAAGGATTTCTGTGGGGTTCTGCGACGGCTGCTTTTCAGATCGAAGGCGCGACACGTGAAGATGGACGCGGCGAATCGATCTGGGATCGGTTCTGCGCAACGCCGGGCAAAGTGCTCAATGGCGACACCGGCGATCCGGCATGCGACCATTACCACCGCTGGCGCGACGACATCACCCTGATGAAGTCGCTCGGCTTGCAGGCGTACCGCTTTTCAATCGCCTGGCCCCGCATCATTCCCCAGGGCAGGGGGCAGGTCAATCCCGCCGGTCTCGATTTTTACGATCGCCTTGTTGATGGTTTGCTGGACGCTGGCATTCGTCCATTTGTGACACTGTACCACTGGGATCTGCCGCAGGCGCTCGAAGACGCTGGCGGATGGCCCGCACGCGACACCGCTTCTGCATTCGCCGACTACGCCGATGTCGTCGTGCGCCGCCTGGGGGATCGCGTCAAACACTGGATCACGCTCAACGAACCGTGGTGCTCCGCGTTTCTCGGATACTGGACCGGCGATCACGCGCCGGGGGTCAGGGAAGGACCGGTACTCGCAGCAGCGCATCATCTGCTGCTGGGGCACGGACTGGCACTCGCCGCTCTTCGTGCTGCATATCCCGACGTTCAGGCAGGCATCACCCTCAACTTCTCACCCGCCGACCCGGCGAGCGATAGCGACGCGGATCGCGCAGCCGCATGGCGGTACGACGGCTTCTTCAACCGCTGGTACCTCGACCCGCTCTATCGGGGTACGTACCCTGAAGATATGCTGCAACTTTACGCCCGTCTGGGGCAAACGCCACCGGTGCAACCGGACGATATGCGGATTATCGCAGTGCCGATGGACTTTCTGGGGGTGAACTACTACTCACGCGCCGTCATTCGTGACGACCCGCAGGCTGGCGGTCTCCGGTACGCCCATGAACGACCCGAAGGCGAGTACACCCACATGGACTGGGAAGTCCACCCCGACTCGCTGCGCCGTCTGCTCGAACGACTCCATGCGGAATACGCCCCCGGCGTTCTGTACATCACCGAAAACGGCGCCGCATACCCCGATGAAATCGCCCCCGACGGCGGTGTTCACGACCCGGATCGCATCCGCTACATTGCACGCCATCTCGTCGCCTGTCACGACGCGATCACCGCCGGGGTCCCGCTGCGCGGATACTTCGTCTGGTCGTTGATGGACAACTTCGAGTGGGCATTCGGGTACAGCCGCAGGTTCGGCATTATCTACGTCGATTACGCAACGCAGCGCCGTATTTTGAAGGACTCGGCGCTATTCATGCGCCAGGTGATCGCTGCGAATGCCGTCGAGGAAGGGTGA